One genomic region from Phragmites australis chromosome 1, lpPhrAust1.1, whole genome shotgun sequence encodes:
- the LOC133883626 gene encoding uncharacterized protein LOC133883626 — protein MTPEQILKDDLARASRNHETPKSENQIVASELEQSHNQNKTEPSLSKEIKLKGSSFLATKSDISTLDVSNFICYGLICKEALFSFEDIPSSLPPVVANLLQEYTDVFPKDVPPGLPPIRGIEHQIDLIPGASLPNRAPYRTNPEETKEIQRQVQELLDKGYVRESLSPCAVSVILVPKKDGSWRMCVDCRAINNITIRYRHPIPRLDDMLDELSGSMVFSKVDLRSGYHQIRMKLGDEWKTAFKTKFGLYEWLVMPFGLTNAPSTFMRLMNKVLLSFLGYVVTPQGIEVDQAKVEAIQSWPTPTTHIRSQDKLNRRHAKWVEFIESFPYVIKHKRGKENVIADALSRRYTMLTQLDFKIFGLETIKEQYAHDTDFKDVLLNCKEGRTWNKFVLQDGFVFRANKLCIPASSVRLLLLQEAHGGGLMGHFGVK, from the exons ATGACTCCTgaacaaattttgaaagatgatcTTGCTAGAGCTAGCAGAAATCATGAGACcccaaaatctgaaaatcagattgTAGCAAGTGAGTTGGAGCAATCTCACAACCAGAATAAAACTGAACCAAGTCTttctaaagaaataaaattaaaaggtTCCAGTTTCCTTGCAACTAAATCTGACATCTCAACTTTAGATGTTAGCAATTTCATTTGTTAcggtttgatatgcaaagaagcATTGTTTTCATTCGAGGATATTCCATCTTCTTTGCCTCCGGTGGtggctaaccttttgcaggagtatactGACGTCTTTCCAAAGGATGTACCACCAGGGCTGCCACCAATTCGAGGTATTGAGCACCAAATTGACCTCATTCCAGGGGCCTCTTTGCCTAATCGTGCGCCATACAGAACAAATCCGGAAGAAACTAAGGAGATACAACGTCAAGTTCAAGAATTACTTGATAAAGGGtatgtgcgtgagtctcttagtccttgtgctgtttcGGTCATTTTagtgcctaagaaagatggatcatggcgcatgtgtgtggattgtagagcaatcaataatatcaccatcagatatcgtcatcctattcctaggttagatgatatgcttgatgaattaagtggtTCTATGGTGTTTTCAAaagttgatttgcgtagtgggtaccaccagattcgcatgaagttaggggatgaatggaaaacggcattcaaaactaagtttgggttatatgagtggttagtaatgccttttggtttaactaatgcacctagcaccttcatgagattaatgaacaaAGTTTTGC tctcttttcttggctatgttgttactccgcAGGGCATTGAAGTTGATCAGGCCAAGGTTGAGGCAATCCAGAGTTGGCCAACTCCTACCACG CACATTCGAAGTCAAGATAaactgaatcgtagacatgcaaagtgggtcgaattcattgagtcttttccttatgttatcaaacacaagaggggaaaggagaatgttattgctgatgctttgtctaggcgATATACCATGTTGACACAACttgatttcaaaatatttggatTAGAGACAATCAAAGAGCAATATGCACATGAtactgattttaaagatgtgttgctgaattgtaAAGAGGGAAGAACATGGAATAAATTTGTCCTCCAGGATGgctttgtgtttagagctaacaagctatgcattcctgctagctccgttcgtttgttattgttacaggaagcgcatggaggtggactgatgggacattttggagtgaag